The following is a genomic window from Egicoccus sp. AB-alg2.
GACTGGGGGCTGCGGACCGCCCACCGGCTGCTGGGCGAACCGCCCTTGCCCGTTCCCTTCGACGCCGTCGCCGACGCCGCGCCGAAGGCGTCCCCGCTCCCGCCCGGTCCGTGAGGCCCATCCCACGAAGGAGCCGCGCTTGCCACAGGTCGTGCAGTTCACCGCCCCGTACCGGGTGACGCTCGCGGACGCCGAACCGTTTCCGCTGCGTCCCGGCCACGTCCGCGTGCGGACGTGGTACTCGGGCATCTCCGCGGGGACGGAGCTGACCGCCTACCGGGGCTCCAACCCGTACCTCGCCAAGACGTGGGACGAGGCGCGCCGGCTGTTCGTCGACGGCACCCCCCGTTTCTCCTACCCGCTGACCGGCTGGGGCTACCAGGAGGTCGGCGAGGTCGTCGAGGTGGCCGACGACGTCGCCGCGCTCGGCCCCGGCGACGTCGTCTTCGGCATCTGGGGTCACGTCTCCGAGGCCGTCGTGCCGGTCGAGAAGGTCGACCGACAGCGACTGCCCGCCGGGCTCGATCCCGTCCACGGTGTGTTCTCGCGTCTGGGGGCGATCGCGCTGAACGCCGTGCTGGGTGCCGAGGTCCACCTCGGCGAGGACGTCGCCGTGTTCGGGCAGGGCGTGATCGGGCTGCTGGCGACCCGCCTGACCGTGCTCAGCGGCGGCCGGGTGCTGGCCGTGGACGCCATCCCCGGCCGCCGGGAGTTGGCCCTGGGCATGGGCGCTGCGGAGGTCTTCGCCGTCGACACGCCGGGCGGGGCCGCCTCGGCCATGCGCGACCACACCGGCGGCCGCGGCGTGGACGCGGCCATCGAACTGAGCGGCAGCCACCACGCCCTGCACGAGGCGGTGCGCAGCGTCGGCGCCGACGGCACCGTGGTGGCCGCCGGCTTCTATCAGGGTGAGGCCAGCGGCCTGCGGTTGGGGGAGGAGTTCC
Proteins encoded in this region:
- a CDS encoding zinc-binding alcohol dehydrogenase, with amino-acid sequence MPQVVQFTAPYRVTLADAEPFPLRPGHVRVRTWYSGISAGTELTAYRGSNPYLAKTWDEARRLFVDGTPRFSYPLTGWGYQEVGEVVEVADDVAALGPGDVVFGIWGHVSEAVVPVEKVDRQRLPAGLDPVHGVFSRLGAIALNAVLGAEVHLGEDVAVFGQGVIGLLATRLTVLSGGRVLAVDAIPGRRELALGMGAAEVFAVDTPGGAASAMRDHTGGRGVDAAIELSGSHHALHEAVRSVGADGTVVAAGFYQGEASGLRLGEEFHHNRVRIVASQIGGTPSALGPRWDHARLVAVFMAAVGDGRVEVAPLVSHVVDAADVADAFARLDTDPASVLQMVLRFPGAPA